A genomic stretch from Sporosarcina sp. ANT_H38 includes:
- a CDS encoding YfcC family protein: MSKKEKRKGFNFPHVYIMFLLVMLLVIVLSWIVPSGQYERNVNPETGITELNTEVFEYVDQAKPIGFMDFFTALHNGVVQSADIIVMLLFASGALYILEKSGAITAGIHKLLRVAGGKEKLIIIVLLTLFSVMGTIGFGEGGIPFIPLAMAVVMGMGYDRITAFATSTVGLAIGFTAGAVNFYTTGVSQSIVGLPIYSGLVFRIVALVIFIVISMVYILRYANKTKANPMKSIVAEEYIEQLENTKKAEYVEEEFTLPRKIALLGLVAVLVGGAYGAIQLGWGMPQLSAVYAIYAVFLVIMLRLDPSEAAVTFGTGAARLLPTALAIGFARSVMILMDQAQIIDPAVHALSGLLSNTGSVITLLVLFLVVIFFNFFVVSGSGKAMILMPIMGPLGKILGINQQVMVVVYQFGDGFTNYLWPTSGGLMAALGMANVNYADWVKFSLKLFMLLHFAAFVLIIVAHYIGLGPA, encoded by the coding sequence ATGTCAAAGAAGGAAAAACGAAAAGGGTTTAACTTCCCTCATGTTTATATTATGTTCTTACTAGTTATGTTACTGGTAATCGTATTATCTTGGATTGTACCAAGTGGGCAGTATGAACGAAATGTGAATCCGGAAACAGGTATCACTGAACTGAACACAGAGGTATTTGAGTATGTCGATCAAGCCAAGCCAATTGGATTTATGGATTTTTTCACAGCTTTACATAATGGGGTTGTACAATCTGCCGATATCATTGTGATGCTACTATTTGCAAGTGGTGCCCTTTATATTCTTGAAAAATCAGGCGCAATTACAGCAGGTATACATAAGCTATTGCGTGTTGCTGGAGGCAAAGAAAAACTTATCATCATCGTATTACTAACATTGTTTTCTGTTATGGGGACAATTGGTTTCGGTGAAGGAGGAATCCCATTCATCCCGCTAGCAATGGCTGTCGTTATGGGGATGGGATATGACCGAATAACCGCCTTCGCTACGTCAACAGTTGGTTTGGCGATTGGTTTTACTGCAGGCGCAGTGAATTTTTATACGACGGGTGTTAGTCAATCGATTGTAGGATTGCCTATCTATTCTGGTCTGGTTTTCCGCATCGTTGCACTGGTGATTTTTATAGTCATCTCTATGGTGTATATTCTACGGTATGCTAATAAAACCAAAGCAAACCCAATGAAAAGTATTGTGGCTGAAGAATATATAGAACAACTAGAAAACACAAAAAAAGCTGAGTATGTGGAAGAAGAGTTTACATTACCAAGAAAGATCGCTTTATTGGGGTTAGTGGCCGTTTTAGTTGGTGGTGCATATGGTGCCATTCAACTTGGTTGGGGAATGCCGCAGTTATCTGCTGTCTATGCTATCTATGCTGTATTCTTAGTCATCATGTTAAGACTGGATCCTAGTGAAGCAGCTGTTACATTTGGAACAGGAGCAGCAAGACTTCTACCAACTGCACTAGCTATTGGTTTTGCTCGTTCTGTCATGATTTTAATGGATCAAGCTCAAATTATCGATCCAGCTGTCCATGCATTATCTGGATTATTAAGCAATACTGGATCCGTTATCACTTTATTAGTTCTTTTCTTAGTCGTTATCTTCTTCAATTTCTTTGTTGTTTCCGGAAGTGGAAAAGCAATGATCTTGATGCCAATTATGGGGCCACTCGGGAAAATACTAGGCATCAACCAGCAAGTAATGGTTGTTGTATATCAATTTGGGGATGGATTTACGAACTATTTATGGCCAACTTCTGGCGGATTAATGGCTGCACTCGGAATGGCTAATGTAAATTATGCTGATTGGGTTAAGTTTTCATTAAAATTATTCATGTTACTACATTTTGCCGCATTTGTATTAATCATAGTCGCTCATTATATAGGTTTAGGACCAGCCTAA
- a CDS encoding M20 family metallopeptidase — protein sequence MKNRNFELAKKLRHELHQHPEISNEEVWTKQHLIDFLKTHTTNFEIVDKGNWFYAIYRAGDNKPNIAFRADFDALPMDEVIDLPWASKIPGKAHKCGHDGHSATLAGFALEIDQNGSDKNVFCLFQPAEETGDGAIQCVDFIKEHNIDEIFAYHNMSDFPYKAVGILDGTMLCASKGMTIHFEGAPAHASQPETGINPSLAFSNIVREIPEFISPKKNKGLVLCTVVQIDVGEKAFGIAASKGDIRMTIRALYEEELDRLQVNLENFAKAQAEEYGLKVSFHYNDEFPETVNHKESADKIRLVAKDKGMELLELQEAFRGSEDFGHFTKLTKGAYCFIGNGENHPHVHTHAYDFRDELIESGVELFKGLTEL from the coding sequence TTGAAAAATCGGAATTTTGAATTAGCCAAGAAACTACGACATGAATTGCATCAACATCCTGAAATTTCTAACGAAGAAGTTTGGACAAAACAACACTTAATCGACTTTTTGAAAACGCATACAACAAACTTTGAAATTGTAGATAAAGGAAATTGGTTCTATGCAATTTATCGTGCAGGAGATAATAAGCCCAATATTGCTTTTCGTGCAGATTTTGATGCACTTCCAATGGACGAAGTCATTGATCTCCCATGGGCTTCTAAAATCCCTGGAAAAGCACACAAATGTGGGCATGATGGGCACTCAGCGACACTAGCAGGATTTGCCCTTGAAATTGATCAAAATGGTTCAGATAAAAATGTTTTTTGCCTCTTCCAGCCGGCTGAAGAAACAGGAGATGGTGCGATTCAATGTGTTGATTTCATAAAGGAACATAATATTGACGAAATTTTCGCCTATCATAATATGAGTGATTTCCCTTACAAAGCTGTAGGAATTTTGGATGGAACAATGTTGTGTGCGTCTAAAGGAATGACCATACACTTTGAAGGTGCTCCTGCCCATGCCAGCCAGCCCGAAACGGGAATCAACCCATCATTGGCATTCTCTAATATTGTCAGAGAGATTCCAGAATTCATCTCACCGAAAAAAAATAAAGGTCTTGTCCTTTGTACTGTTGTACAAATCGATGTTGGTGAAAAAGCATTTGGTATTGCTGCATCAAAAGGAGATATTCGCATGACAATACGAGCCCTCTATGAAGAAGAGCTGGATCGACTTCAAGTAAACCTTGAAAATTTCGCTAAAGCTCAAGCAGAGGAATATGGGTTAAAAGTAAGTTTTCACTATAACGATGAATTCCCTGAAACGGTAAACCATAAAGAAAGTGCAGATAAAATTCGTCTTGTTGCAAAAGACAAGGGAATGGAATTACTTGAACTACAGGAAGCATTTCGTGGTTCAGAAGACTTTGGACACTTTACGAAGTTAACAAAGGGTGCTTATTGCTTCATCGGCAACGGGGAAAATCACCCGCATGTTCATACCCATGCGTATGACTTTCGTGACGAACTTATTGAATCAGGAGTTGAACTATTCAAGGGCTTAACAGAATTATAA
- a CDS encoding GntR family transcriptional regulator, with product MNNYLSLKDHVYNYIVEQINNGTLISRSKVNENAISEALKVSRTPVREALIQLSSEGLLENIPRKGFIIKNLSKEEAKETFFIIGALDGLAASLATPLLTEKHMKEMEFYIQSIDLAINTGNFSMYHKMQEAFHNVYLSICPNKSLVNLLLQLEKKFLKNFDGSAEPELTTKRLTQTNNEHRKMMELFRNGASAELELFMKEVHWNTEKAEVIPL from the coding sequence ATGAATAATTATTTATCGTTAAAGGACCATGTATATAACTATATCGTAGAGCAAATCAACAATGGAACGCTGATTTCTAGAAGTAAAGTTAATGAAAATGCGATCAGCGAGGCTTTGAAAGTTAGTAGGACACCGGTTAGAGAGGCACTCATACAGCTTTCTTCGGAAGGGTTATTAGAAAACATACCAAGAAAAGGATTTATTATAAAAAATCTTTCAAAGGAAGAAGCGAAAGAAACCTTCTTTATCATTGGTGCATTGGATGGCTTGGCTGCTTCACTTGCCACCCCATTATTAACTGAGAAACATATGAAAGAAATGGAATTCTATATCCAGAGTATTGATTTGGCCATTAATACAGGGAATTTCTCCATGTATCATAAAATGCAGGAAGCTTTTCATAATGTCTATCTATCCATCTGTCCAAACAAAAGTCTTGTAAATCTTTTGCTTCAATTAGAAAAGAAGTTTTTGAAGAATTTTGATGGTTCTGCTGAGCCCGAATTAACAACGAAAAGACTTACACAAACAAACAACGAACATAGAAAGATGATGGAACTGTTTAGAAACGGTGCTTCAGCTGAATTAGAACTCTTCATGAAAGAAGTACATTGGAATACAGAAAAAGCGGAGGTCATCCCTCTATAA